The Toxotes jaculatrix isolate fToxJac2 chromosome 21, fToxJac2.pri, whole genome shotgun sequence genome includes a region encoding these proteins:
- the cntd1 gene encoding cyclin N-terminal domain-containing protein 1 gives MAKRSSFSPNQSINLKFREAPIDLLTDILVNLDNKNTEHLSNLSKCTGNFKDKRVIEYIFLITEELRLDPLVGYHAVELLQRFMVKYLTDLHTTPTPEGAAADQQRSFEDVIFGKIKKKFPIIVFSSVQLASKLSLRSHKISNNTAVRFLRLVGYSVSKQTLLESELMILKGLEFRLNVPNPLTYVEILLEVLAHNEPSIPVERLYGLCTHVLQFVSLERTAIYDTLLKITTQCVSPSREQREKFVTVTEDCMLLGVAVIAVATFIFYVRKWEQVVRELSHITGISRKSISDFTHVTLMHIVRSSSSVTSA, from the exons ATGGCGAAAAGATCGTCTTTTTCTCCAAATCAGAGTATAAATTTAAAATTTCGGGAAGCCCCTATTGACCTACTCACAGACATTCTTGTTAATCTCGACAATAAAAACACGGAACACCTCAGCAATTTATCAAAATGCACCGGAAACTTCAAAGATAAAAGGGTCATTG AGTACATCTTCCTGATAACTGAAGAACTGAGACTTGATCCACTGGTTGGATACCATGCCGTTGAATTACTTCAAAG GTTCATGGTCAAGTACCTTACAGATTTACACACCACACCCACACCTGAAGGTGCAGCCGCTGATCAGCAAAGAAGTTTTGAGGATGTTATTTTTGGCAAGATCAAGAAGAAATTCCCAATCATCGTCTTCTCCTCCGTGCAACTCGCGAGCAAACTGTCTTTGCGCAGTCAT AAAATCAGCAACAATACTGCTGTGCGCTTTCTGCGTTTAGTCGGCTACAGTGTTTCCAAGCAGACTCTCTTGGAATCAGAGCTGATGATCTTGAAAGGGCTTGAATTCAGACTAAATGTCCCAAACCCCCTGACATACGTGGAAATACTTCTGGAGGTGCTCG CACACAATGAGCCATCCATCCCTGTGGAGCGCCTGTATGGTTTGTGCACCCATGTCCTTCAGTTTGTCAGCCTAGAGAGGACTGCCATCTATGACACCTTATTAAAGATCACCACTCAGTGTGTCAGCCCATCCAGAGAACAGAG AGAGAAGTTTGTGACAGTGACTGAAGACTGCATGCTTCTCGGTGTTGCTGTCATCGCAGTGGCTACGTTCATCTTCTATGTCAGAAaatgggaacag GTTGTGAGAGAACTGAGCCACATCACAGGAATCTCAAGGAAGAGCATCAGTGATTTCACTCATGTTACACTGATGCATATTGTCAGATCCAGTTCCTCTGTAACATCAGCATGA